A window of Gasterosteus aculeatus chromosome 9, fGasAcu3.hap1.1, whole genome shotgun sequence contains these coding sequences:
- the sorbs2a gene encoding sorbin and SH3 domain-containing protein 2 isoform X5, translated as MNTGTDSHSSDLDSWRSRSATDGLKNGDASSSSLAAKGFRSVRPNLQDKKSPTQEINHVPLPPPRRESFHFSPTGTNPPGYGSLVARANDFIPRTLTFTQNEKGESLTVRSTSSYSYSESTNSVQHSHQSPLLDAISSCTAPTPTNSQAQERKVSALKLTPVTIPDPPAHTQRPKTRTPGSPPLTHPPPRGGPTASQPLTQAASPAGRSGPESLEPSGDTAALEGPDRAPGEAKSPAPAQVEITKAPPALPPRPSPAVLLGQVLSHAMNGSAPQRPLSPLSYPPPPTSLHPTLQRHSRGSEGSESLARESVVLGHTSVSGMVPIARFSEEEKRVSVIKAPHYEGIGPVDDSGIPIAIRTTVDRPKDWYKTMFKQIHKVHKADDDYSDTYNATYAVINSDDYSLSSNPTMAHPAPRTHTYRPLAKCPSDNGGRLGPREPPPSPVPPPPPPMPSLLQLRARDSDRERDSPDANEWGPPNRKVDTRKYRAEPKSIFEYEPGRSSILEHERPTYDDIDLENEPWYKFFSELEFGRPTSLHIAPADKAPERPASAASDYRKRRKSEPTSSQVNAQSQSRAATSPKPVDAYRPSSSLKKPVVHSSPSSPSRAKGGAACNMYSNSLTSPGPQQRPDLPPLPSDPVHCHEEASLESSSASNQSVCGKNSWQTKCQDAETWSSADEVPPVPGKLKSRSCDDLLNDGHSGSGGRNATRSESAGSLVCDGNPPSSVGSISTSSLPRLHRRRAHDSPGFLQLYRKMHQIDRAHLIPSEVIRSVRARILELERQPHLHRHRLSPWTPSWGMEVPRDMVPSRISTYESLISKSKSMPNLGDTEVPSGATTPGGSSSRASSGGVATPSFPKRRFSIESLLEEDGNGGAVPHAMDHRHRPRSPPEGQPRVGPEPSRVRSFPAPPVPQGPRANHDYSDSEQDAVASDLSDFIQVEGSSFCSESDFDHCSLTSSESLYGSSNLHHHHLRHQQHHHHLHHHHPAHQSLGQSQGYQHRHLISSCKGRCPASYTRFTTMLRHERERARQQLQRPSQQSAGSRSQIQSSQSQQSMSKLAFLVSPVPFRRKKGSPPTSRRSSGGAERGGRPKSKQAIYEALDAALRDIYEHIQAERGHRGSRAPDDSILRRILAELLPNVPERSSSLRGRRGCWQGGQSSTSLYPDGSPTEYASHRGDPSTPRLQSPLGYGRHSDSSNNNEYAEEQGNGNGLCYSDQDVSRCYSTMDGRHTPQSRRPATDREVSHKQMTQLILFSLLHQKQPARAIYDFKAQTAKELTFKKGDAVNIIRQIDNNWYEGEHRGQVGILPISYVERMPSSEKQQPIRPPPPAHVREIGEGVARYNFNADTNVELSLRKGERVVVIRQVDQNWYEGRIPDTSKQGIFPVSYIDIVKRSTSKSSSHHIDPHGYPGNRTPSSTPTKPPYHLPPPSATRDLPSGRPPLRRLDLQAITSEWLSLTLEPSASAPAYPPATTPAPPTPPPLPAALASFLKAEEPNAPSPAQSKRESALTHQRFSITPAGRLALGHTPFSPLPPPPPVPHPPFSSPLPDSLLQYNSGKAQPLHILQPEILSLTMPEPLTSPAQAPLQDKSYLEVDKSSKVPDVKLQVKDPYDELLSMILDGSTGLDFPRLSPVDSPAAKPTGESQSRFKPKAEGSQPDVKPAAVTPASDSAGDRLAVQFHRPVAMDPIAWGAQSKTVNEPQRPPSMTGRGYTELFIEEDDDAREDRGEDVDGLNGGLGPQADVSPSTLTRLPPSDLSSPSAPAPQSSLPPPSPSSFTPSSFSTSSFTPTSSLTSSLTPLSMSSLTSSFIPSLSSSTFTPSSSFVPSSSSCSQSEQQPRSAIPPTPPVSPRPPSRPHLMTSERSSASAPSSPPPLRSPPAPPQLPVTHPPSLLCFSHLVESIPAPTPPKPASPPLATPRSPPTVPRPGCRSPKVKQDPVVGGKPPRSPILSRRSYLSSVRGRRRLVQDALQGGGDPYQAVYNYLPRNEDELELKEGDVVNVMEKCDDGWFVGTSRHSKLFGTFPGNYVKQL; from the exons ATGAATACAG GGACTGATTCTCACTCATCAGACTTGG ATTCTTGGCGGTCGCGCAGTGCAACAGATGGCCTTAAGAATGGAGACGCCAGCAGCTCATCTCTTGCTGCCAAAGGTTTCCGCAGTGTCAGACCCAACCTGCAGGACAAAAAGTCACCAACGCAG GAAATCAATCATGTGCCATTGCCGCCCCCCAGAAGAGAGAGTTTCCACTTCTCTCCCACGGGCACTAATCCGCCAGGCTACGGCTCCCTTGTCGCGCGGGCGAATGATTTTATCCCACGGACGCTAACGTTCACGCAGAATGAGAAGGGCGAGTCCCTCACTGTCCGCAGCACGTCCTCCTACTCTTACTCAGAGAGCACAAACTCAGTCCAACATTCACACCAGTCCCCTCTCCTGGATGCCATTAGCAGCTGTACTGCACCCACCCCCACTAACTCACAGGCCCAGGAGAGAAAGGTGTCGGCCCTCAAACTAACCCCTGTCACCATCCCGGACCCCCCGGCTCACACACAACGACCCAAGACCCGGACCCCGGGTTCCCCTCCGCTTACTCACCCACCTCCGCGAGGGGGTCCCACCGCGTCCCAACCCCTGACACAGGCCGCGTCGCCCGCGGGCCGCTCGGGCCCGGAGAGCCTCGAACCTTCAGGCGACACAGCGGCGCTCGAGGGCCCGGATCGAGCCCCCGGTGAAGCCAAGAGCCCGGCGCCAGCCCAGGTGGAGATAACCAAGGCTCCTCCTGCACTTCCACCGAGACCTTCTCCGGCAGTGCTGTTG GGCCAGGTCCTCTCTCACGCTATGAATGGAAGTGCTCCTCAGaggcccctctctcctctctcctatcctccgccccccacctccctccacccGACGCTCCAGAGACACAGCCGAGGTTCAG AGGGCAGCGAGTCCCTTGCCAGAGAGTCCGTGGTTCTGGGCCACACGAGCGTCAGCGGCATGGTGCCCATCGCTCGCTTctccgaggaggagaagagggtgtCGGTCATCAAAGCCCCGCACTACGAAGGCATCGGCCCTGTGGACGACTCCGGCATCCCCATCGCCATCCGCACG ACGGTGGATAGGCCGAAGGATTGGTACAAAACTATGTTCAAGCAGATCCACAAGGTTCACAAAGCCG ATGATGACTATTCTGACACATACAACGCAACGTATGCGGTCATAAACAGCG ATGACTACAGCCTCTCATCCAACCCCACCATGGCCCACCCCGCTCCCCGGACACACACGTACAGGCCGCTGGCCAAATGCCCCTCGGACAACGGAGGGCGTCTGGGCCCCCGTGAGCCTCCGCCGtcccctgtgccccccccacctccgcccATGCCatccctcctccagctgagggccAGAGACAGCGATCGCGAGAGAGACTCGCCTGACGC GAACGAATGGGGTCCTCCCAACAGGAAGGTGGACACGCGGAAGTACCGCGCCGAGCCCAAGAGTATTTTTGAGTATGAGCCCGGAAGGTCTTCCATTTTGGAGCATGAAAGACCA ACCTATGATGACATAGATTTAGAGAACGAGCCTTGGTATAAGTTCTTTTCCGAGTTGGAGTTTGGGCGGCCG ACATCCCTGCACATCGCTCCTGCTGACAAGGCTCCCGAGAGGCCGGCGAG TGCTGCGAGCGActacaggaagaggaggaagtccGAGCCCACAAGTTCCCAAGTCAATGCTCAGTCTCAGAGCAGAGCTGCAACCTCCCCTAAACCAGTGGATGCCTACAGACCCAGCAGCAGCCTAAAGAAACCAGTGGTTCATTCCTCACCATCCTCGCCCTCCAGAGCCAAAG GTGGGGCCGCATGTAACATGTATTCAAACAGCTTGACCTCCCCAGGGCCTCAGCAACGCCCCGATCTCCCCCCTTTACCCTCTGACCCCGTCCATTGCCACGAGGAGGCCAGCCTAGAAAGCAGCTCCGCCTCTAATCAGTCCGTCTGCGGTAAGAACAGCTGGCAGACGAAATGCCAGGACGCCGAGACGTGGAGCAGCGCAGATGAGGTACCGCCGGTCCCCGGCAAGCTCAAGTCACGCAGCTGCGATGACTTACTCAACGATGGGCATTCCGGCTCAGGCGGGCGCAACGCCACCCGCTCAGAAAGTGCCGGGTCCCTCGTCTGCGACGGGAATCCCCCGAGCTCTGTCGGGTCCATCTCCACCAGCTCGCTGCCTCGCCTCCACCGCCGACGCGCGCACGACTCACCGGGCTTCCTCCAGCTCTATCGCAAGATGCACCAGATCGACCGAGCTCACCTCATCCCGTCGGAAGTCATCCGCTCGGTCCGCGCTCGCATCCTGGAGCTGGAGCGCCAGCCCCACCTGCATCGCCATCGCCTCTCTCCCTGGACGCCGTCCTGGGGCATGGAGGTGCCGCGCGACATGGTGCCGAGCCGCATTTCTACATACGAGAGTCTCATTTCAAAGTCCAAATCCATGCCGAACTTGGGCGATACCGAGGTGCCTTCAGGCGCCACCACCCCAGGTGGATCGTCGTCTCGAGCCAGCAGCGGGGGCGTCGCCACGCCCAGTTTTCCGAAGCGCCGTTTTTCCATCGAGTCTCTATTGGAGGAAGACGGCAACGGCGGAGCAGTTCCTCACGCCATGGACCACCGGCACCGACCCCGCAGCCCGCCCGAGGGTCAGCCTCGAGTCGGGCCGGAGCCCAGCCGCGTGCGTTCCTTCCCCGCTCCTCCCGTCCCTCAAGGCCCGCGAGCCAACCACGACTACTCTGACAGCGAGCAAGACGCCGTCGCGTCCGACCTCAGCGACTTCATCCAGGTGGAGGGCTCCTCCTTCTGCAGCGAGAGTGACTTCGACCACTGCTCGCTGACCTCGTCCGAGAGCCTGTACGGCTCCTCCaaccttcaccaccaccacctccgtcatcagcagcaccaccatcacctccaccaccaccaccctgctCACCAAAGTTTAGGCCAGAGCCAGGGCTACCAACACCGCCACCTCATCAGCTCGTGCAAAGGCCGCTGCCCGGCCTCTTACACCCGCTTCACCACCATGCTTCGCcacgagagagagcgagcgcgcCAGCAGCTCCAGAGACCCTCGCAGCAGAGCGCCGGCAGCCGCTCCCAAATCCAGAGCTCCCAGTCCCAGCAGTCGATGTCCAAGCTGGCCTTCCTGGTCAGCCCAGTGCCTTTCCGCAGGAAAAAGGGCTCCCCGCCCACCTCCAGAAGAAGCAGTGGCGGCGCAGAGCGAGGAGGCAGACCCAAGTCCAAACAGGCCATTTACGAAGCGCTAGACGCGGCCCTCAGAGACATTTACGAGCACATTCAAGCGGAGCGAGGCCACAGAGGAAGCAGGGCTCCCGACGACAGCATCCTGAGGAGAATACTCGCCGAACTGCTGCCAAACGTGCCTGAGCGAAGCTCCTCGCTgcgtgggaggagggggtgttggCAAGGGGGCCAGTCCTCCACATCTTTGTACCCAGATGGGAGCCCCACAGAATACGCCTCGCACAGAGGGGACCCCTCCACGCCGCGGCTACAGTCACCGCTCGGCTACGGACGCCACTCGGACAGCTCAAACAATAACGAATATGCAGAGGAGCAGGGCAATGGAAATGGTCTCTGTTATTCAG ACCAGGATGTCTCCAGGTGTTATTCCACCATGGACGGACGCCACACACCCCAGAGCAGAAGGCCCGCGACTGACCGAGAG GTCTCCCATAAACAGATGACACAACTTATTctgttctctctcctccatcagaAACAGCCTGCGAGAGCCATTTATGATTTTAAGGCACAAACGGCTAA GGAGCTGACTTTTAAGAAGGGTGATGCGGTGAACATCATCCGGCAGATAGACAACAACTGGTATGAAGGAGAGCACCGCGGGCAGGTTGGGATCTTACCCATTTCCTACGTGGAG AGGATGCCGTCGTCAGAGAAGCAGCAGCCGATTCGTCCTCCTCCGCCCGCACACGTCAGAGAGATTGGAGAGGGAGTGGCTCGCTACAACTTCAATGCTGACACTAATGTGGAGCTGTCGCTGAGAAAG ggcgAGAGAGTGGTTGTGATAAGGCAGGTGGACCAGAACTGGTACGAGGGGAGGATCCCGGACACAAGCAAACAAGGCATTTTTCCCGTCTCATATATTGACATCGTCAAGCGCTCCACGTCCAAGAGTTCCAGCCACCACATAGACCCACACGGTTACCCTGGCAACAGGACACCAAGCTCTACACCCACCAAG CCTCCCTaccacctccctccaccctccgcCACTCGTGACCTCCCCTCCGGTCGCCCCCCGTTGAGAAGGCTTGACCTGCAAGCTATCACCAGCGAGTGGCTGTCACTCACTTTGGAACCTTCAGCGTCCGCTCCAGCTTACCCCCCCGCGACCACGCCTGCACCGCCcacaccgccccccctccccgctgccCTCGCCTCTTTCCTGAAGGCAGAGGAACCCAATGCCCCCTCACCTGCACAATCAAAGAGAGAGTCTGCCCTGACGCACCAGAGATTTTCCATAACTCCTGCAGGGAGACTTGCTTTAGGCCAcacccctttctctcctcttcctcccccccctccggtTCCACAtccccccttttcctctccaCTGCCTGACTCTTTATTGCAATACAACAGTGGCAAAGCTCAACCATTACACATTTTGCAGCCTGAGATTTTGTCCCTCACAATGCCAGAGCCACTAACCTCCCCCGCACAAGCTCCTCTGCAGGACAAGTCGTATTTGGAAGTGGACAAAAGCAGCAAAGTCCCCGATGTCAAGCTGCAGGTAAAGGACCCCTATGACGAGCTGTTGTCCATGATTCTGGATGGTTCCACCGGCTTAGACTTTCCAAGATTGTCTCCGGTAGATTCCCCTGCAGCCAAGCCAACCGGTGAATCCCAGAGCAGGTTTAAGCCAAAAGCTGAGGGTTCTCAGCCGGATGTGAAGCCTGCAGCAGTAACGCCAGCCAGTGACTCGGCTGGCGACCGCTTAGCGGTGCAGTTCCACCGGCCTGTCGCAATGGACCCCATCGCTTGGGGGGCGCAGTCAAAAACTGTGAACGAGCCTCAGAGGCCCCCGTCGATGACAGGAAGGGGATATACCGAGTTGTTCATTGAGGAAGACGATGACGCtagagaggacagaggggaggatGTTGACGGTTTAAATGGGGGACTCGGCCCACAG GCTGATGTCTCTCCCTCCACTTTGACACGGCTCCCCCCCTCcgacctctcctccccctcagcaCCGGCACCCCAATCCTCTTTACCTCCGCCATCTCCATCCTCTTTtactccttcttctttttctacaTCTTCTTTTACTCCTACTTCATCTTTAACTTCTTCTTTAACTCCTCTTTCTATGTCTTCTCTTACTTCATCTTTTATTCCTTCTTTATCTTCATCTACTTTTACTCCTTCGTCTTCTTTTGTTCCCTCCTCGTCTTCTTGCTCACAGTCAGAGCAGCAGCCTCGTAGCGCCATCCCTCCCACGCCCCCCGTCTCCCCTCGTCCCCCGTCCCGTCCTCACCTCATGACGTCGGAGCGTTCTTCGGCCTCGGCGCCGTCCTCGCCTCCCCCCCTGCGCtcccctcccgctcctccaCAGCTCCCTGTCACTCACCCCCCGAGCTTACTCTGCTTCTCACATCTGGTTGAATCCATCCCGGCCCCGACCCCCCCTAAGcccgcctctcctcccctcgCCACTCCGCGCTCTCCTCCCACTGTCCCCCGTCCAGGATGTAGGTCCCCCAAGGTGAAG CAGGATCCAGTTGTCGGTGGTAAACCCCCTCGTAGCCCCATCTTGTCCCGGAGGTCCTATCTGTCCTCGGTTAGAGGTCGCCGG CGATTGGTGCAGGATGCTCTCCAGGGTGGAGGAGATCC GTACCAGGCCGTGTACAACTACCTGCCTCGCAACGAGGACGAGCTGGAGCTGAAGGAGGGCGACGTTGTAAATGTGATGGAGAAGTGTGACGATGGCTGGTTCGTTG gGACGTCTCGACACAGCAAGTTGTTTGGAACCTTTCCAGGAAACTACGTGAAACAGCTATAA
- the sorbs2a gene encoding sorbin and SH3 domain-containing protein 2 isoform X19 yields the protein MNTGTDSHSSDLDSWRSRSATDGLKNGDASSSSLAAKGFRSVRPNLQDKKSPTQEINHVPLPPPRRESFHFSPTGTNPPGYGSLVARANDFIPRTLTFTQNEKGESLTVRSTSSYSYSESTNSVQHSHQSPLLDAISSCTAPTPTNSQAQERKVSALKLTPVTIPDPPAHTQRPKTRTPGSPPLTHPPPRGGPTASQPLTQAASPAGRSGPESLEPSGDTAALEGPDRAPGEAKSPAPAQVEITKAPPALPPRPSPAVLLGQVLSHAMNGSAPQRPLSPLSYPPPPTSLHPTLQRHSRGSEGSESLARESVVLGHTSVSGMVPIARFSEEEKRVSVIKAPHYEGIGPVDDSGIPIAIRTTVDRPKDWYKTMFKQIHKVHKADDDYSDTYNATYAVINSDDYSLSSNPTMAHPAPRTHTYRPLAKCPSDNGGRLGPREPPPSPVPPPPPPMPSLLQLRARDSDRERDSPDANEWGPPNRKVDTRKYRAEPKSIFEYEPGRSSILEHERPTYDDIDLENEPWYKFFSELEFGRPPPKKRLDYNPDISARQRIETSLHIAPADKAPERPASAASDYRKRRKSEPTSSQVNAQSQSRAATSPKPVDAYRPSSSLKKPVVHSSPSSPSRAKGGAACNMYSNSLTSPGPQQRPDLPPLPSDPVHCHEEASLESSSASNQSVCGKNSWQTKCQDAETWSSADEVPPVPGKLKSRSCDDLLNDGHSGSGGRNATRSESAGSLVCDGNPPSSVGSISTSSLPRLHRRRAHDSPGFLQLYRKMHQIDRAHLIPSEVIRSVRARILELERQPHLHRHRLSPWTPSWGMEVPRDMVPSRISTYESLISKSKSMPNLGDTEVPSGATTPGGSSSRASSGGVATPSFPKRRFSIESLLEEDGNGGAVPHAMDHRHRPRSPPEGQPRVGPEPSRVRSFPAPPVPQGPRANHDYSDSEQDAVASDLSDFIQVEGSSFCSESDFDHCSLTSSESLYGSSNLHHHHLRHQQHHHHLHHHHPAHQSLGQSQGYQHRHLISSCKGRCPASYTRFTTMLRHERERARQQLQRPSQQSAGSRSQIQSSQSQQSMSKLAFLVSPVPFRRKKGSPPTSRRSSGGAERGGRPKSKQAIYEALDAALRDIYEHIQAERGHRGSRAPDDSILRRILAELLPNVPERSSSLRGRRGCWQGGQSSTSLYPDGSPTEYASHRGDPSTPRLQSPLGYGRHSDSSNNNEYAEEQGNGNGLCYSDQDVSRCYSTMDGRHTPQSRRPATDREVSHKQMTQLILFSLLHQKQPARAIYDFKAQTAKELTFKKGDAVNIIRQIDNNWYEGEHRGQVGILPISYVERMPSSEKQQPIRPPPPAHVREIGEGVARYNFNADTNVELSLRKGERVVVIRQVDQNWYEGRIPDTSKQGIFPVSYIDIVKRSTSKSSSHHIDPHGYPGNRTPSSTPTKRLVQDALQGGGDPYQAVYNYLPRNEDELELKEGDVVNVMEKCDDGWFVGTSRHSKLFGTFPGNYVKQL from the exons ATGAATACAG GGACTGATTCTCACTCATCAGACTTGG ATTCTTGGCGGTCGCGCAGTGCAACAGATGGCCTTAAGAATGGAGACGCCAGCAGCTCATCTCTTGCTGCCAAAGGTTTCCGCAGTGTCAGACCCAACCTGCAGGACAAAAAGTCACCAACGCAG GAAATCAATCATGTGCCATTGCCGCCCCCCAGAAGAGAGAGTTTCCACTTCTCTCCCACGGGCACTAATCCGCCAGGCTACGGCTCCCTTGTCGCGCGGGCGAATGATTTTATCCCACGGACGCTAACGTTCACGCAGAATGAGAAGGGCGAGTCCCTCACTGTCCGCAGCACGTCCTCCTACTCTTACTCAGAGAGCACAAACTCAGTCCAACATTCACACCAGTCCCCTCTCCTGGATGCCATTAGCAGCTGTACTGCACCCACCCCCACTAACTCACAGGCCCAGGAGAGAAAGGTGTCGGCCCTCAAACTAACCCCTGTCACCATCCCGGACCCCCCGGCTCACACACAACGACCCAAGACCCGGACCCCGGGTTCCCCTCCGCTTACTCACCCACCTCCGCGAGGGGGTCCCACCGCGTCCCAACCCCTGACACAGGCCGCGTCGCCCGCGGGCCGCTCGGGCCCGGAGAGCCTCGAACCTTCAGGCGACACAGCGGCGCTCGAGGGCCCGGATCGAGCCCCCGGTGAAGCCAAGAGCCCGGCGCCAGCCCAGGTGGAGATAACCAAGGCTCCTCCTGCACTTCCACCGAGACCTTCTCCGGCAGTGCTGTTG GGCCAGGTCCTCTCTCACGCTATGAATGGAAGTGCTCCTCAGaggcccctctctcctctctcctatcctccgccccccacctccctccacccGACGCTCCAGAGACACAGCCGAGGTTCAG AGGGCAGCGAGTCCCTTGCCAGAGAGTCCGTGGTTCTGGGCCACACGAGCGTCAGCGGCATGGTGCCCATCGCTCGCTTctccgaggaggagaagagggtgtCGGTCATCAAAGCCCCGCACTACGAAGGCATCGGCCCTGTGGACGACTCCGGCATCCCCATCGCCATCCGCACG ACGGTGGATAGGCCGAAGGATTGGTACAAAACTATGTTCAAGCAGATCCACAAGGTTCACAAAGCCG ATGATGACTATTCTGACACATACAACGCAACGTATGCGGTCATAAACAGCG ATGACTACAGCCTCTCATCCAACCCCACCATGGCCCACCCCGCTCCCCGGACACACACGTACAGGCCGCTGGCCAAATGCCCCTCGGACAACGGAGGGCGTCTGGGCCCCCGTGAGCCTCCGCCGtcccctgtgccccccccacctccgcccATGCCatccctcctccagctgagggccAGAGACAGCGATCGCGAGAGAGACTCGCCTGACGC GAACGAATGGGGTCCTCCCAACAGGAAGGTGGACACGCGGAAGTACCGCGCCGAGCCCAAGAGTATTTTTGAGTATGAGCCCGGAAGGTCTTCCATTTTGGAGCATGAAAGACCA ACCTATGATGACATAGATTTAGAGAACGAGCCTTGGTATAAGTTCTTTTCCGAGTTGGAGTTTGGGCGGCCG CCTCCTAAAAAACGGCTGGATTATAATCCAGACATCTCCGCTCGTCAACGTATTGAG ACATCCCTGCACATCGCTCCTGCTGACAAGGCTCCCGAGAGGCCGGCGAG TGCTGCGAGCGActacaggaagaggaggaagtccGAGCCCACAAGTTCCCAAGTCAATGCTCAGTCTCAGAGCAGAGCTGCAACCTCCCCTAAACCAGTGGATGCCTACAGACCCAGCAGCAGCCTAAAGAAACCAGTGGTTCATTCCTCACCATCCTCGCCCTCCAGAGCCAAAG GTGGGGCCGCATGTAACATGTATTCAAACAGCTTGACCTCCCCAGGGCCTCAGCAACGCCCCGATCTCCCCCCTTTACCCTCTGACCCCGTCCATTGCCACGAGGAGGCCAGCCTAGAAAGCAGCTCCGCCTCTAATCAGTCCGTCTGCGGTAAGAACAGCTGGCAGACGAAATGCCAGGACGCCGAGACGTGGAGCAGCGCAGATGAGGTACCGCCGGTCCCCGGCAAGCTCAAGTCACGCAGCTGCGATGACTTACTCAACGATGGGCATTCCGGCTCAGGCGGGCGCAACGCCACCCGCTCAGAAAGTGCCGGGTCCCTCGTCTGCGACGGGAATCCCCCGAGCTCTGTCGGGTCCATCTCCACCAGCTCGCTGCCTCGCCTCCACCGCCGACGCGCGCACGACTCACCGGGCTTCCTCCAGCTCTATCGCAAGATGCACCAGATCGACCGAGCTCACCTCATCCCGTCGGAAGTCATCCGCTCGGTCCGCGCTCGCATCCTGGAGCTGGAGCGCCAGCCCCACCTGCATCGCCATCGCCTCTCTCCCTGGACGCCGTCCTGGGGCATGGAGGTGCCGCGCGACATGGTGCCGAGCCGCATTTCTACATACGAGAGTCTCATTTCAAAGTCCAAATCCATGCCGAACTTGGGCGATACCGAGGTGCCTTCAGGCGCCACCACCCCAGGTGGATCGTCGTCTCGAGCCAGCAGCGGGGGCGTCGCCACGCCCAGTTTTCCGAAGCGCCGTTTTTCCATCGAGTCTCTATTGGAGGAAGACGGCAACGGCGGAGCAGTTCCTCACGCCATGGACCACCGGCACCGACCCCGCAGCCCGCCCGAGGGTCAGCCTCGAGTCGGGCCGGAGCCCAGCCGCGTGCGTTCCTTCCCCGCTCCTCCCGTCCCTCAAGGCCCGCGAGCCAACCACGACTACTCTGACAGCGAGCAAGACGCCGTCGCGTCCGACCTCAGCGACTTCATCCAGGTGGAGGGCTCCTCCTTCTGCAGCGAGAGTGACTTCGACCACTGCTCGCTGACCTCGTCCGAGAGCCTGTACGGCTCCTCCaaccttcaccaccaccacctccgtcatcagcagcaccaccatcacctccaccaccaccaccctgctCACCAAAGTTTAGGCCAGAGCCAGGGCTACCAACACCGCCACCTCATCAGCTCGTGCAAAGGCCGCTGCCCGGCCTCTTACACCCGCTTCACCACCATGCTTCGCcacgagagagagcgagcgcgcCAGCAGCTCCAGAGACCCTCGCAGCAGAGCGCCGGCAGCCGCTCCCAAATCCAGAGCTCCCAGTCCCAGCAGTCGATGTCCAAGCTGGCCTTCCTGGTCAGCCCAGTGCCTTTCCGCAGGAAAAAGGGCTCCCCGCCCACCTCCAGAAGAAGCAGTGGCGGCGCAGAGCGAGGAGGCAGACCCAAGTCCAAACAGGCCATTTACGAAGCGCTAGACGCGGCCCTCAGAGACATTTACGAGCACATTCAAGCGGAGCGAGGCCACAGAGGAAGCAGGGCTCCCGACGACAGCATCCTGAGGAGAATACTCGCCGAACTGCTGCCAAACGTGCCTGAGCGAAGCTCCTCGCTgcgtgggaggagggggtgttggCAAGGGGGCCAGTCCTCCACATCTTTGTACCCAGATGGGAGCCCCACAGAATACGCCTCGCACAGAGGGGACCCCTCCACGCCGCGGCTACAGTCACCGCTCGGCTACGGACGCCACTCGGACAGCTCAAACAATAACGAATATGCAGAGGAGCAGGGCAATGGAAATGGTCTCTGTTATTCAG ACCAGGATGTCTCCAGGTGTTATTCCACCATGGACGGACGCCACACACCCCAGAGCAGAAGGCCCGCGACTGACCGAGAG GTCTCCCATAAACAGATGACACAACTTATTctgttctctctcctccatcagaAACAGCCTGCGAGAGCCATTTATGATTTTAAGGCACAAACGGCTAA GGAGCTGACTTTTAAGAAGGGTGATGCGGTGAACATCATCCGGCAGATAGACAACAACTGGTATGAAGGAGAGCACCGCGGGCAGGTTGGGATCTTACCCATTTCCTACGTGGAG AGGATGCCGTCGTCAGAGAAGCAGCAGCCGATTCGTCCTCCTCCGCCCGCACACGTCAGAGAGATTGGAGAGGGAGTGGCTCGCTACAACTTCAATGCTGACACTAATGTGGAGCTGTCGCTGAGAAAG ggcgAGAGAGTGGTTGTGATAAGGCAGGTGGACCAGAACTGGTACGAGGGGAGGATCCCGGACACAAGCAAACAAGGCATTTTTCCCGTCTCATATATTGACATCGTCAAGCGCTCCACGTCCAAGAGTTCCAGCCACCACATAGACCCACACGGTTACCCTGGCAACAGGACACCAAGCTCTACACCCACCAAG CGATTGGTGCAGGATGCTCTCCAGGGTGGAGGAGATCC GTACCAGGCCGTGTACAACTACCTGCCTCGCAACGAGGACGAGCTGGAGCTGAAGGAGGGCGACGTTGTAAATGTGATGGAGAAGTGTGACGATGGCTGGTTCGTTG gGACGTCTCGACACAGCAAGTTGTTTGGAACCTTTCCAGGAAACTACGTGAAACAGCTATAA